The Candidatus Leptovillus gracilis sequence GAGCGGTTGGAAAAACTGGGCTGGGTGGGAGCAGGGGCAACGGCCGTTACCCTGCTTCTCCTCGGGCTGCTGCTTACGCCGGCCGGGCTGGCCTTGTGGCTGCGTTTGTTGATTGGTTTGATTGTAGGCCTGGGGGTGGGAACGGCCGTACTCCGCCTCTCCCGCCATCTCGCCCGCCAAAAAGCCCTACCCGCCAAACAAGCCATCCGCCAATCTGCCCAGATCATCACCTTTTCCTGGCGCGCCACCACCTTTACGTTTACCAACGAGACGTTCTACGAGCGTTTTCGCGCATTAAATCAGCCATTGTTAATGGACTACGAATTGTGAATTGCGAATGTTGAAGGGCGAACGATTTCTGAACTTCACAATTCACAATTCACAATTCACAATTTATCTGGAGGTAGCTATATGAAGGTTGTCGTTTGTACCAAACAAACCCCCAGCACCACCGCCGATCTGACGGTTAAACCAGACGGCAGCGTGAGCTGGGACGATCCCGGTGGCAAGCCCAACGTGGTTAATCCCTGGGATGAGTATTCAATCGAGGAAGGTATCCGCCTGAAGGAAAATCATGGCGCATCCGACGTTATCGCCCTCACCATGGGCGGCGACGAAAGCCAGGAAGCCTTGAAGACGGCGCTGGCGATGGGGTGTACCGAAGCCATTTTGCTATCAGACGCAGCCTTCTCTGGCGCAGACAGTCTGGGCACGGCCAGGGTGCTGGCCGCCGCCATCCACAAAATTGGCGACGTGCAAGTGGCCCTGTTCGGTAAATCAGCCATTGATGGGGATACGGGGCAAACGGCCGTGCAAACCGCCCGCAAACTCGGCTGGACGCCGCTCACCTTTGTCTCGGCCATCACCGCCATCGGCGGCGGCCAGATCACCGTCGAACGCCTGCTCGATGATGGCAAAGAAACCGTCACCGCCTCCCTGCCCGTGGTCATCAGCACCGTCAAAGAGATCAACGAACCCCGCTACCCCTCCTTCATGGGCATCCGCAAAGCCAGCCGGGCCACCATCCCCACCTGGGGCGCCAGCGACTTGGGCGTTTCCAGCGTGGGCAGCAAGGTAGATTGGTCGCACGTCTACGCTTTGCCTGCCCGCGAAGGCAGCGTGGAAATCATCGAGGGCGCCAACGCACAAGAGAAAGCGGCCAGGTTGGTCGCCAAGTTGTTTGAGGAGAAAGTGATATGAGCGGCGTATGGGTCTTCATCGAAAATAATCATGGCGAAATTGCCACAATTGCCAAAGAAGCATTGGCCGCGGCCCGCATTGTAGCCGATGGCTTAGGCGAAACCCTCACCGCCCTGGTGTTTGGGCACGACGTTGCCGCTGTTGCTGCAGCCGCCTTCGATTTAGGCGCGGACGCCGTCTTAGGCGCAGACGATGCAACTTTATCCCCCTTCCGCGTCGAAGCGGCGGGCGCATTGGCGGCCAAACTGGCCCAAGAACGCCAGCCCAGCGTCATCATCGCCGGGGCGTCCACTCGTGGCCGTGACCTGGCCGCCTGGGTCGCCGCCGACCTGGACGCCGGTCTGGTGGCCGATGGCACAGACCTGGCCGTGGACGGCGACCGGGTTAAAGTGACACGCCCGGTCTACGCCGGCAAGCTGCTCTCCACCGTCTTTGTGACGACGGGCACGCAAGTCATCACCTTGCGCAACCGTGCCTTCCCCCAGGCTGAGTCTACGGGCGGCAGCGGCAGCGCGGAATGGGTAAACACGGCCGTTAGCGAAGCCAACATCCCGGCTAAAGTCACCGGCTTTGCCGCCAAAGAAGGCGGCGTCAGCCTCACCGACGCCAGCATCATCGTCAGCGGCGGGCGCGGCGTGGGCGGGCCGGAGGGCTTCGCCCCAGTACGCGAACTGGCCAATACGTTAGGCGCGGCTCTGGGCGCTTCACGCGCGGCCGTAGACGCCGGTTGGATTCCTTACGAGCATCAGGTCGGCCAGACCGGTAAAACCGTCAGCCCAGACCTCTACATCGCCAATGGCATCAGCGGCGCCATCCAGCACCAGGCCGGTATGCGCGGCTCCAAAGTCATTGTCGCCATCAATAAAGACCCGGAAGCGCCTATCTTCAAGCTGGCGCGGTATGGCATCGTCGGCGATCTCTTTGAGGTACTGCCGGCGCTGTCGGCCGAATTCAAGAAAAAACTCAGTTAACATGTCCGTCAAACTCCAGGGGTTTGAGAAAACCCCTGGAGTTTCGTTTGTTTCTCGCCAGTTTGACATTTAGCCTCCCCTGTGGCAGAATCTCATCCGCATATTGCCCCTGTAGCTCAGAGGATAGAGCGTCGGCCTCCGAAGCCGGAAGCCCAGGTTCGAGTCCTGGCAGGGGCATTCCTAAAACAATGCGATTTAACTCAGGTATGGCTTTTTTGTGATTGATAAACCTTCTCCACAATTTGCCAGTCAATGTTGTTTTGAAGCAAGCCAGCCGTTACATTTGTACTATTTTTCACAAAGAATACATTACATTTGTCATTCTTCAGCACCAGTTGCTTGTAATACAATTCACTCAGTTTTGAGCCAAAATCAGAAATTCTAAACTCATGGGGAGCATCTTTAGACACGGTTTGTCTAGGGGTGCTTTTTGTTTGTATGGCTCTGCCGCCACTGTAGACACAGCGTTTAAGAAGGCGCACGTTCATACGATGATAGGCCAATACTGGTATTAACTGTCAGGGTGGACGCGCCGATTTGATAAAACAGACAGACCGTTATTTGAGGAGATTTGTATGGCCGGTTTAGATCAAGAGACCCGCGACATGATTCTGGATACACTGAAAAAGTATGCCGAGCGCAAACTAACGCCCGACTATTTGCTCAAATTGGATCATGAAGATCAGTTCCCGCACGAAGTTCTACAAGAATTGAATGATCCCTCCCAGCTAGGATTGCACCTTATTTTTATTCCTGAACAATACGAAGGTTTGGGTGGCGGCGCATACGACATTTACCGCGTCTCCGAGCTGATGGCTTCCATTGATCTGGGTGTGGCTACCGGGGTTCTGGCGACCTTTCTGGGTTCCGACCCAATTCGCGTGGGAGGTACAGCAGAACAAAAAGCACTCTGGATGGGGCGTATTGCCGAAGAAGCGCTGCTGATGGCTTATGGGGCCACCGAACCACAGGCCGGCAGCGATCTGGCAGCGTTGACCACCAAAGCTGTGCCGGTGGAAGAAAATGGCGCAGTTGTGGGCTATAAAATCAGCGGCCAAAAGCAGTGGATCAGCAACGGGGCAGTGGCCGACCTGTACACCATTTTGGCCCTGGCTCCCGGCGGTCCGACCTGGTTTGTGGTAGACAAAGACGCCCCCGGCTTCACCAAAGGCAAGCCGGAAGACAAACATGGCATTCGCGCCAGCAATACGGCCGCTCTCTTTCTGGAAGACGTATATGTGCCGGCCGACCGCTTGATCGGCGGTGTAGAAGGGCAGGGGTTGGCCCAGGCCCAGGCTGTTTTTGGCTACACCCGCCTGATGGTGGGCGCGTTTGGTATGGGCGCGGGCTGGGAAGCGCTGCGCCGCGCCATCCGCTACTCGCAGGAACGCATTCAGGGCGGCGCGCCCCTCAGTGAAAAACAGGGTTATACCCACAAGCTCATCGTGCCCAACGCCGTCCGGCTGGAAGCGGCTCGCAGCTACATCGAATGGGTCGCCGAACGGTTGGACGGCGAAGATGGTGGGCACGGGCTGCAAACAGAGGGGGCCATTGCCAAATACATGGCGACGGAAGCGGGCAACAAGGCGGCCGAAGACGCCATTCAGGCCCATGGCGGTTATGGCTATACCAAAGAATACATGGTGGAAAAAATTAAGCGCGATGTGCGCATTACCACCATTTACGAGGGCACGTCGGAAATTATGGAATGGACCATCGCCCGCGACCGTTGGCAGCTTCATCTGAAGTCGCGTATGGCCTTTTACAACGACTGGGCCGACCGTTTGGACGCTCTGCACAAAACGCAGCCCAACAATGGGGCCAATTACGCCGCACTGTCTCTGCGCGCCCTCTCGGTGATTTTGGAGCGCTGCCGCCTGGACCGGCTGACGCGGCAGCAGCATATGTTGTTCCGGCTGGGCGAGTTGATTGCCTATGCGGAAACGGCCGCTATCTTCGCCGAGCGTGTGGTGGACAAGCCAACCACAGCCATCAACCTGGACATCCCAGCGCGGCAGGCGTTGGCCCGCATTCACGGCCGTGACGCCGCTCTCAAAGTAGCCACCGACGGCCTGCGTTGGGCCATCGGCGCGGGACAAACCGATCCCAACCTGGCAAATTCTTTGAACCTGCCGGGTATTTATCAGGCGCAAACCGGCTTGCTGGAAGACATGGACCAGGCAGCCGAAGCGCTAAACAAAGCATTTAAATTGTGAATTGTGAACGGTGAATGATGAATTGTGAATGTCCTCCTCCAGGGGTGAAACATGGATTCAGCGGATAGAGCCATTGCGATTGTGGGATTAGGGGCTGTTTTGCCAGACGCGCCGAATGCGCCGGCTTTTTGGCAGAATATTGTGAACAAGCGGTACAGCATCACCGACGTGCCGCCGGAGCGGTGGGACCCGGCGTTTTATTACGACCCGGACCCGTATGCGCCAGACAAGACGTACAGCAAGATCGGCGGTTGGGTGCGCGGCTATCAATTTGATTGGAAGCAGTTCCGTATGCCGCCCAAAGTGGCGGCGGCAATGGACGAATCGCAGCAGTGGGCGGTGACGATTGCCGCCGAAGCGCTGGCCGATTATGGTTACCCGGAACGGCCGTTACCCACCGAGCGCACGGCCGTTATCCTGGGCACAGCCATGGGCGGCGAACTCCATTACATTACCCAAAACCGTATCGTCTTCCCCGAATTTGCCAACGCCTTACAAGCCTCGACTGCCTTTAACAATTTGTCAGCCGACCTGCGGCAACAAATCATCGCCGAATGGCACGGCGTCATTGACCAGCGCATCCCGGCCATTACCGAAGATTCCATGCCCGGCGAATTGGCGAACATCGTTTCCGGCCGTGTCGCCAACCTGCTGAACCTGCGCGGCCCTAACTTCATCACCGACGCCGCCTGTGCCTCCAGTTTCGCGGCCATCAAGGCGGCTATTGATATGTTGGCCGAACATCAAATAGATGCCGCCATTGGCGGCGGTGTAGACCGCAACATGGGCGCGCCCTCCTTCGTCAAATTCTGCAAAATCGGCGCCCTCAGCGCCACCGGCAGCCGGCCGTTTGGCGATGGCGCCGATGGCTTTGTGATGGGCGAAGGTGCGGGCGCGTTCCTGCTCAAGCGGCTGGCCGACGCTGAGCGCAGCGGCGACAAAATTTACGCCGTGATTCGCGGCGTAGGCGGCAGCAGCGACGGCAAAGGCAAAGGAATCACTGCCCCCAATCCCATCGGTCAGGAGTTAGCCATTGCCCGCGCCTGGGAAATCGCCGGGTTAGACCCGGCTACGGCCACACTGGTGGAAGCGCACGGTACGTCCACCCGCGTCGGCGATGTGGTGGAGGTGGAAAGCCTGGCGAAAGTGTTTGGCGGCGCAGCCCGCGGCAGCATCGCCATCGGTTCGGCCAAGAGCAACATCGGCCACCTGAAGGCCGGGGCGGGGGCGGCCGGTCTGTTGAAAGCGGCGCTGGCCGTCTACCACAAAATTTTGCCGCCCACCCTGAACGCCGAAAAAACCAACCCTAACATAGATTTCAGCCGCACGCCGTTTTACCCCAACCATGAGGCGCGGGAATGGGCTGCGCCCAACGGGACGCCGCGCCGCTGCGGCGTTAGCGCCTATGGTTTTGGCGGCACCAATTTCCATGTGGTTCTGGAGGAGTATATACCCGGCATGTTGGCACAAAAGAGCAAGGTGTTTGCCAGCACGGCCGTTCCCCAAACTACCACCGCCAGCAACGGCGCACCAGCCGCCGCAACGGCCCCGGTGCGTGGCATTTTTGCCCTGGGCGAGGCCACGCCGCTGGCCTTGCAACAAAAATTGGATGAAGCGCTGGAACGGGCGAAAAACGGCTGGACGCCACCAACGGCCGCTTTGCCAGACACGGCCGTGATCCAATCCGCCGAACGCCTCATCATTGATTACGGCGACCACGACGAGCTGCTGGACCGCCTGCACAAAGCGCGCAAAGTAATGAGCTTCGACAATCCGCAGGCCTGGAAAGCGATGCAAGCTCAGGGCATTTTCCGTGGCAGCGGACAACCTGCGGGCAAAATCGCCTTCCTTTTCCCCGGCCAGGGCAGCCAATATGTCAACATGGGGCGCGAGCTGGCCGAACTGTCGCCCACCGTCGCCAATGTATTTGCAGAAGCCGACGCGGTGATGAAACCCATCCTCGGCAAACCACTGACTGACTACATCTTTGTCAATTCCGCCGACCAGGGCGCAGTGATGCAGGCCAACTTCGACCTGATGCAAACCGAAATTTGCCAGCCGGCCATGCTGACGCTGGACATGGCGGTGATGGCGCTGTTGGCCGATTACGGCTTCAAACCAGATATGGTGATGGGTCATTCGCTGGGCGAATATGCCGCCCTCATCGCCGCCGGGATTATGCCCTTTGCCCATGCCCTGGAAGCGGCCGCAGCCCGCGGCAGCGAAATGGCGAACCTGGACGTGCCGGACAATGGCAAAATGGCCGCCGTTTTGGCCCCGTATGAGGTGGTCGAAGAGATTTTGCGCCAGATGGATGGCTACGTGGTCCCAGCCAACATCAACAGCAAAAGCCAATGCGTCATTGGCGGGGCGAGCACGGCCGTTGAACAAGCCGTCGCCCAATTTGAGGCCCAAGGCTACCGGGCCATGCTCATCCCCGTCAGCCACGCCTTCCACACCAGCATCGTCGCCCCGGCCAGCATCCCGCTGCGCCAGGTGCTAGACCGGCTGGACATCCGCCCGCCCACCTTGCCCCTGGTGGCGAATGTGACGGGGGAAGTGTACCCAACGGCCGTAAACGACATCAAAGACATTCTGCAAAAACAGATCGCCTCGCCCGTGCAGTGGGTGAAAGGCTTAGAGACGTTGTACGCCGAGGGCGTGCGTACCTTTGTCGAAGTTGGCCCCAAACGCGCCCTGCGCGGCTTCGTCAACGACATTTTTGGCGACAAAGAAGATGTCCTCGCTCTGATGACCAATCACCCCAAACAAGGCACGCTGCCAACGTTTAACCAGGCGCTCTGCGGCTTGTATGCCGCCGGGTATGGTGGGCAGGTGGCAGTGAAAGGGGGGAGTTGATAGTTGGTAGTGGGGAGTTGACAGTGAAGAGTG is a genomic window containing:
- a CDS encoding electron transfer flavoprotein subunit beta/FixA family protein; its protein translation is MKVVVCTKQTPSTTADLTVKPDGSVSWDDPGGKPNVVNPWDEYSIEEGIRLKENHGASDVIALTMGGDESQEALKTALAMGCTEAILLSDAAFSGADSLGTARVLAAAIHKIGDVQVALFGKSAIDGDTGQTAVQTARKLGWTPLTFVSAITAIGGGQITVERLLDDGKETVTASLPVVISTVKEINEPRYPSFMGIRKASRATIPTWGASDLGVSSVGSKVDWSHVYALPAREGSVEIIEGANAQEKAARLVAKLFEEKVI
- a CDS encoding electron transfer flavoprotein subunit alpha/FixB family protein, encoding MSGVWVFIENNHGEIATIAKEALAAARIVADGLGETLTALVFGHDVAAVAAAAFDLGADAVLGADDATLSPFRVEAAGALAAKLAQERQPSVIIAGASTRGRDLAAWVAADLDAGLVADGTDLAVDGDRVKVTRPVYAGKLLSTVFVTTGTQVITLRNRAFPQAESTGGSGSAEWVNTAVSEANIPAKVTGFAAKEGGVSLTDASIIVSGGRGVGGPEGFAPVRELANTLGAALGASRAAVDAGWIPYEHQVGQTGKTVSPDLYIANGISGAIQHQAGMRGSKVIVAINKDPEAPIFKLARYGIVGDLFEVLPALSAEFKKKLS
- a CDS encoding acyl-CoA dehydrogenase family protein is translated as MAGLDQETRDMILDTLKKYAERKLTPDYLLKLDHEDQFPHEVLQELNDPSQLGLHLIFIPEQYEGLGGGAYDIYRVSELMASIDLGVATGVLATFLGSDPIRVGGTAEQKALWMGRIAEEALLMAYGATEPQAGSDLAALTTKAVPVEENGAVVGYKISGQKQWISNGAVADLYTILALAPGGPTWFVVDKDAPGFTKGKPEDKHGIRASNTAALFLEDVYVPADRLIGGVEGQGLAQAQAVFGYTRLMVGAFGMGAGWEALRRAIRYSQERIQGGAPLSEKQGYTHKLIVPNAVRLEAARSYIEWVAERLDGEDGGHGLQTEGAIAKYMATEAGNKAAEDAIQAHGGYGYTKEYMVEKIKRDVRITTIYEGTSEIMEWTIARDRWQLHLKSRMAFYNDWADRLDALHKTQPNNGANYAALSLRALSVILERCRLDRLTRQQHMLFRLGELIAYAETAAIFAERVVDKPTTAINLDIPARQALARIHGRDAALKVATDGLRWAIGAGQTDPNLANSLNLPGIYQAQTGLLEDMDQAAEALNKAFKL
- a CDS encoding type I polyketide synthase, producing the protein MDSADRAIAIVGLGAVLPDAPNAPAFWQNIVNKRYSITDVPPERWDPAFYYDPDPYAPDKTYSKIGGWVRGYQFDWKQFRMPPKVAAAMDESQQWAVTIAAEALADYGYPERPLPTERTAVILGTAMGGELHYITQNRIVFPEFANALQASTAFNNLSADLRQQIIAEWHGVIDQRIPAITEDSMPGELANIVSGRVANLLNLRGPNFITDAACASSFAAIKAAIDMLAEHQIDAAIGGGVDRNMGAPSFVKFCKIGALSATGSRPFGDGADGFVMGEGAGAFLLKRLADAERSGDKIYAVIRGVGGSSDGKGKGITAPNPIGQELAIARAWEIAGLDPATATLVEAHGTSTRVGDVVEVESLAKVFGGAARGSIAIGSAKSNIGHLKAGAGAAGLLKAALAVYHKILPPTLNAEKTNPNIDFSRTPFYPNHEAREWAAPNGTPRRCGVSAYGFGGTNFHVVLEEYIPGMLAQKSKVFASTAVPQTTTASNGAPAAATAPVRGIFALGEATPLALQQKLDEALERAKNGWTPPTAALPDTAVIQSAERLIIDYGDHDELLDRLHKARKVMSFDNPQAWKAMQAQGIFRGSGQPAGKIAFLFPGQGSQYVNMGRELAELSPTVANVFAEADAVMKPILGKPLTDYIFVNSADQGAVMQANFDLMQTEICQPAMLTLDMAVMALLADYGFKPDMVMGHSLGEYAALIAAGIMPFAHALEAAAARGSEMANLDVPDNGKMAAVLAPYEVVEEILRQMDGYVVPANINSKSQCVIGGASTAVEQAVAQFEAQGYRAMLIPVSHAFHTSIVAPASIPLRQVLDRLDIRPPTLPLVANVTGEVYPTAVNDIKDILQKQIASPVQWVKGLETLYAEGVRTFVEVGPKRALRGFVNDIFGDKEDVLALMTNHPKQGTLPTFNQALCGLYAAGYGGQVAVKGGS